The Methanocella arvoryzae MRE50 DNA window ATCCGTTCCGAGCACCCAGCTCCTGTGGCCGTGTACCAGTAGCGCCGGGCACTTCGAGGCCAGCCAGTCCTGCCACCAGTCGCCGGCGATCAGTTCCATTGATCTGGCCAGCTTATCGTAGTTGAACCGGAAGCCCCAGCCGTCAGGGTACTCGACAAGGCTCTCCTGGAAGTACGAGTCATTCTTGAAGCCCATCTGCTCAGCCCATTCCAGTACATGTCGCATGCTGTCGAAGCGCAGCGGCCAGCCGTGAGTGGCCGGGCCAAACCTGGGGACGACAGCGCCGATATCCTCGATGATCAGCGCTTTGACTAGATCAGGCTGCCATGCTGCGAGCTGATATGCGTTCAGGCCGCCCAGCGAATGCCCCAGCACGACTGCGGGCCCGAGGTTCAGCTTCTTTAAAAAGATGGCAGCATCCCGAACGTAGGCCTCCCTGGAATAATCGTCAGGCTGCTCGCTCCACCCGTGGCCCCGCTGATCGAGGGCGATCACCCGCCACTTATTATGCAGCGCTTCAGCCAGCCCGGCAAACGACCGGGCACAGCCGTAGTGGCCATGCAGCGCCAGCAAAGGCTCCCCTTTTCCCCCATAATCGACGTACGACAGCCGCACGCCGTCCAGATCTACGAACTGCCTCACAGGCATGCCTGCACGTATGGCGCTTACCGCAGATAAAGTATCGGGGTGTCCGGGGCGAAAGTATAGTTTTTACTGTTACTTTTTGGGCATTAGTCATTCAGATCCTCCGTAGCCTCCGGTTCCTCACTGTTCTCCTCTCTGACCTCCTGACCTCTCTGACCTCTCCCTGAGATCGTTCTCTCTGATCTCCGGCGCCTCGGAAACCTCCCTGTTGTCCGGCTTGCGCACACGTACCATGGAAAATGTGAGGTTGGGGAGTGACCGGAGGTCCGGGAGACTTTTTTCAAACTGGGAGGTCAGGGAGGTCTAAGAGGTCTGAGAGTAGGAATGTGAGGGACCGGAGGATTGGAGAGGGAAAAC harbors:
- a CDS encoding alpha/beta fold hydrolase, yielding MPVRQFVDLDGVRLSYVDYGGKGEPLLALHGHYGCARSFAGLAEALHNKWRVIALDQRGHGWSEQPDDYSREAYVRDAAIFLKKLNLGPAVVLGHSLGGLNAYQLAAWQPDLVKALIIEDIGAVVPRFGPATHGWPLRFDSMRHVLEWAEQMGFKNDSYFQESLVEYPDGWGFRFNYDKLARSMELIAGDWWQDWLASKCPALLVHGHRSWVLGTDHARDMAAKRPNTKLVEFPECGHTIHDEEPVKFHRSVVQFLSTIG